One stretch of Bombus affinis isolate iyBomAffi1 chromosome 4, iyBomAffi1.2, whole genome shotgun sequence DNA includes these proteins:
- the LOC126915438 gene encoding transcriptional adapter 1-like isoform X1, whose amino-acid sequence MTTSKELNLARKSLVASLGENAKVYFEKMKLWFQMKTTKEEFDCEARNIMTEDQVHLHNEFLLCLFNKVRGLAAATPTRKLDRDKAIKEKRLRLKRKYRTDKSNFEPADMYVEVLSQTSSPVGDEPIGANRSSAQELVLPDRTFVLARLMLAAWENNMDGAEESTAHIVIAATQIFLKNILTAIFTRRKGYAVRDGSFIYNIGEPVPSSWKRNSTHILRSSDYTTTEIIDPYGQVPMIKPNIEEAEQATAFAYACSPQTIPPSLKPVNTADLQHTLKMYKNLVSNHTIYATNMERLFTYATHLTWEDLEVKRLSCHQPIID is encoded by the exons ATGACAACGTCAAAAGAATTAAATTTAGCCAGAAAAAGTCTTGTAGCCTCGCTTGGTGAAAATGCAAAAGT ATACTTTGAAAAGATGAAACTGTGGTTTCAAATGAAG ACAACGAAAGAAGAATTTGATTGTGAAGCAAGAAATATCATGACAGAAGATCAAGTTCATCTTCATAATGAATTTCTTctttgtttatttaataaaGTTAGAGGTTTAGCTGCTGCTACACCTACACGGAAATTAGATCGAGATAAAGCTATAAAAGAAAAGAGGCTAAGATTAAAACGCAAATATAGAactgataaatcaaattttgag ccCGCAGATATGTATGTTGAAGTATTAAGTCAAACTTCTTCACCTGTTGGAGATGAGCCTATTGGAGCAAATCGTTCTAGTGCTCAAGAACTAGTACTGCCAGATAGAACTTTTGTTTTAGCAAGATTAATGCTTGCAGCATGGGAAAATAATATGGATGGGGCAGAAGAAAGTACTGCACATATAGTTATAGCAGCTACAcagatttttttaaaaaatatacttaCGGCAATATTTACAAGAAGAAAAGGGTATGCTGTTAGAGATGgttcatttatttataatattggaGAACCAGTACCTAGTTCATGGAAAAGAAATTCTACTCACATATTAAGATCATCGGACTACACTACAACAGAAATAATAGATCCTTATGGTCAAGTGCCTATGATAAAACCAAATATTGAAGAAGCAGAGCAAGCTACAGCTTTTGCTTACGCATGTTCTCCACAGACTATTCCACCTTCATTAAAACCTGTTAATACAGCTGATTTACAACATACACTAAAG ATGTATAAAAATCTTGTTAGCAACCATACAATTTATGCAACTAACATGGAACGATTATTTACATATGCAACACATCTAACATGGGAAGATCTTGAAGTTAAGAGATTATCATGTCATCAACCTATTatagattaa
- the LOC126915438 gene encoding transcriptional adapter 1-like isoform X2 has translation MTEDQVHLHNEFLLCLFNKVRGLAAATPTRKLDRDKAIKEKRLRLKRKYRTDKSNFEPADMYVEVLSQTSSPVGDEPIGANRSSAQELVLPDRTFVLARLMLAAWENNMDGAEESTAHIVIAATQIFLKNILTAIFTRRKGYAVRDGSFIYNIGEPVPSSWKRNSTHILRSSDYTTTEIIDPYGQVPMIKPNIEEAEQATAFAYACSPQTIPPSLKPVNTADLQHTLKMYKNLVSNHTIYATNMERLFTYATHLTWEDLEVKRLSCHQPIID, from the exons ATGACAGAAGATCAAGTTCATCTTCATAATGAATTTCTTctttgtttatttaataaaGTTAGAGGTTTAGCTGCTGCTACACCTACACGGAAATTAGATCGAGATAAAGCTATAAAAGAAAAGAGGCTAAGATTAAAACGCAAATATAGAactgataaatcaaattttgag ccCGCAGATATGTATGTTGAAGTATTAAGTCAAACTTCTTCACCTGTTGGAGATGAGCCTATTGGAGCAAATCGTTCTAGTGCTCAAGAACTAGTACTGCCAGATAGAACTTTTGTTTTAGCAAGATTAATGCTTGCAGCATGGGAAAATAATATGGATGGGGCAGAAGAAAGTACTGCACATATAGTTATAGCAGCTACAcagatttttttaaaaaatatacttaCGGCAATATTTACAAGAAGAAAAGGGTATGCTGTTAGAGATGgttcatttatttataatattggaGAACCAGTACCTAGTTCATGGAAAAGAAATTCTACTCACATATTAAGATCATCGGACTACACTACAACAGAAATAATAGATCCTTATGGTCAAGTGCCTATGATAAAACCAAATATTGAAGAAGCAGAGCAAGCTACAGCTTTTGCTTACGCATGTTCTCCACAGACTATTCCACCTTCATTAAAACCTGTTAATACAGCTGATTTACAACATACACTAAAG ATGTATAAAAATCTTGTTAGCAACCATACAATTTATGCAACTAACATGGAACGATTATTTACATATGCAACACATCTAACATGGGAAGATCTTGAAGTTAAGAGATTATCATGTCATCAACCTATTatagattaa
- the LOC126915437 gene encoding AP-3 complex subunit mu-1 produces MIHSLFIINSSGDVFMEKHWKSAVARSLCDYFFDQQRRVLSPEDTPPVIATPHHYLISIYRCNMFFVAVCMTEVPPLFVIEFLHRVVDTFEDYFSECTETIIKENYVVVYELLDEMLDNGFPLATESNILKELIKPPNILRTIANTVTGKSNVSATLPSGQLSNVPWRRTGVKYTNNEAYFDVVEEVDAIIDRTGATVFAEIQGYIDCCIKLSGMPDLTLSFMNPRLFDDVSFHPCVRFKRWESERILSFIPPDGNFRLLSYHIGSQSIVAIPIYVRHNISLKELGGGRLDITVGPKQTIGRTVENVTLEIPMPKIVLNCTLTPNQGKYSFDPVSKILLWDIGRIDVSKLPNLRGSITIQNSASIMESNPAINVHFTINQLAVSGLKVNRLDMYGEKYKPFKGVKYITKAGKFQIRM; encoded by the exons atgaTACATAGTCTTTTTATTATCAACTCGTCAGG AGATGTTTTCATGGAAAAACATTGGAAAAGTGCAGTGGCACGGTCACTATGTGACTACTTCTTCGATCAACAGCGAAGAGTTTTATCTCCTGAAGACACACCACCTGTAATAGCTACACCTCATCATTATCtcattagtatatatcgttgtaatatGTTTTTTGTTGCAGTATGCATGACAGAAG ttccgCCATTATTTGTGATAGAATTTTTACACAGAGTAGTGGATACTTTTGAAGACTATTTTAGTGAATGTACAGAAACTATCATAAAAGAAAACTATGTGGTTGTCTATGAATTATTAGATGAAATGTTAGACAATGGTTTCCCATTAGCTACAGAATCTAATATTTTGAAGGAACTTATTAAACCACCAAATATATTAAGAACTATCGCAAATACTGTAACAGGAAAATCTAA tgtTAGTGCAACATTACCAAGTGGACAATTATCTAATGTTCCTTGGAGGCGTACTGGtgttaaatatacaaataatgaAGCATATTTTGATGTTGTAGAAGAAGTTGATGCTATTATAGATAGAACTGGTGCAACTGTGTTTGCAGAAATTCAAGGCTAT ATTGACTGTTGTATAAAATTAAGTGGTATGCCAGATTTAACACTTTCTTTCATGAATCCCAGATTATTTGATGATGTCAGTTTTCATCCTTGTGTTAGATTTAAAAGATGGGAG TCAGAACGAATACTTTCCTTTATTCCGCCAGATGGTAATTTTCGTCTTCTTTCTTATCACATAGGATCACAAAGTATTGTGGCAATTCCAATATATGTAAGACATAATATTAGTCTCAAGGAATTAGGAGGTGGGAGATTAGACATAACTGTTGGGCCAAAGCAAACCATTGGCAGAACT gTAGAAAATGTTACATTAGAAATTCCTATGCCAAAAATAGTTTTAAATTGTACATTAACTCCAAATCAAGGAAAATACTCATTTGATCCAGTGAGCAAAATACTCTTATGGGATATTGGAAGGATAGATGTTTCCAAATTACCGAACTTAAGAGGCTCT attACTATTCAAAATTCTGCCAGTATAATGGAATCTAATCCTGCAattaat GTTCACTTTACAATCAATCAGTTGGCAGTTTCTGGCTTAAAAGTTAATCGATTAGATATGtatggagaaaaatataaaccATTCAAAGGTGTGAAATATATTACCAAAGccggaaaatttcaaattagaatGTAA
- the LOC126915433 gene encoding conserved oligomeric Golgi complex subunit 5 isoform X1, with product MMDEIKNWEDIENDEFFKQFSDGESKKGDISQMLSVAQQINKLGQAIEILNAELQKQVLANHEDLLSQASWVEKLEGVLSIMQLHVQSLLSAVERLRGKIIDPFNRIETQTIVLARLHETSDLLRRVARMQHLSKRLCSQMTNNMQGPDIIKAANSLHELEQLMMDTDLNGLDVIADDQQVVKSHRTTVQRIATHTLSQGLQTMDRAKVSTAVQVFQNLRVVNGAIDNVIDSALSEIEKIASESLDVTLTTNQDLGKRAAPGRAAIPSPGFSGNLRTRIWENLERLFQDTLYTHCLQIELLQRILLEHHVKELDELSQKFWDRVNTLLSKVLIERAQGSSFVKQALEGEYPKFLRIFLDLRKRLKERLQSISIYKINHNVLLPFENAYLSRSVSRLLDPVHTMFSGEGLPTQDEIDSLIRTVTNELSVSLVDDGLSTVVARNVGKAIRLFCLKCEQGLLVGGEASQVIDSPTTVQQTNVSLANLLYYLSSQVTRVIANLSGLPSEGNSVISVALKEVDVLTKNILSPLLASISDAIESIILTMHDDAEFRDLSSPIGKEINCSLYMRELQGFILRSVNTFLMPYKNQAVVAECCKSVASRCIELFVRHACILRPLTDFGRAKLIVDFSQIEIAVAPLCRGGQLGSSEQQQYRTLRALKALLPLSPDDIVQKVLGGEGECGIPSSLVLLHLFSTAPPELVSPHQSTSWSVGRLSQWMDKHPNERDRLAFCTGPLERYQLTVRQQNLPTFHPLFPLMKKLANLNEH from the exons ATGatggatgaaattaaaaattgggAGGATATAGAAAATGATG aattttttaaacaattttctgATGGTGAATCCAAAAAAGGTGATATCAGTCAAATGTTATCAGTGGCACAACAGATAAATAAATTAGGAcaag ccATTGAAATATTGAATGCCGAGTTACAGAAGCAAGTATTAGCTAATCATGAAGATTTATTGTCACAAGCATCATGGGTAGAAAAATTGGAAGGTGTGCTTTCAATAATGCAGTTACATGTTCAG AGCCTTCTATCAGCTGTAGAACGTTTACGTGGAAAAATTATTGATCCTTTTAATAGAATTGAGACTCAGACAATTGTTCTAGCAAGGCTTCATGAAACTTCTGATTTGCTACGGAGAGTAGCTAGAATGCAACATTTATCAAAACGTTTATGTTCTCAAATGACAAATAATATGCAAGGTCCAGATATCATAAAAGCTGCGAATAGCCTTCATGAACTtg AACAGTTGATGATGGATACAGATTTAAATGGATTAGATGTTATTGCTGATGATCAACAAGTTGTAAAATCTCATAGAACAACAGTACAGAGAATAGCAACTCATACTTTATCTCAAGGTTTACAAACAATGGATAGAGCTAAA GTTAGTACAGCTGTACAGGTATTTCAAAATTTGAGAGTTGTAAATGGAGCTATAGATAATGTCATAGATTCTGCCTTATCAGAGATTGAAAAAATTGCTTCAGAATCATTAGATGTAACTTTAACAACAAATCAAGATCTTGGAAAAAGAGCAGCACCTGGACGAGCTGCTATTCCTTCTCCAGGATTTTCCGGAAATTTACGCACACGAATTTGGGAAAATCTTGAAAGACTTTTTCAAGATACTCTTTATACACACTGTTTACAA ATTGAACTATTGCAAAGAATACTATTAGAACATCATGTAAAGGAATTGGATGAACTATCACAGAAATTTTGGGACAGAGTAAACACTCTGCTTTCTAAAGTATTAATTGAACGTGCACAag GCTCATCATTTGTAAAACAAGCATTAGAAGGTGAATACCCaaaatttttgagaatatttctGGATTTGAGAAAACGTCTGAAGGAACGATTACAGAGCATTAGTATTTACAAAATCAA TCATAATGTATTATTACCATTTGAAAACGCATACTTATCTCGGTCAGTATCACGTTTATTAGATCCAGTACATACTATGTTTTCTGGGGAAGGATTACCTACACAGGATGAAATTGATAGTCTTATACGCACAGTAACAAA TGAATTAAGTGTGTCATTGGTTGATGATGGCCTTTCAACAGTAGTTGCTCGTAATGTAGGAAAAGCTATAAGACTCTTTTGCTTAAAATGTGAACAAGGTTTACTTGTGGGTGGAGAAGCTAGTCAAGTAATTGATTCTCCAACCACTGTTCAGCAAACAAATGTGTCTCTTGCAAACCTACTTTATTATCTTTCTAGTCAAGTAACTCGTGTAATAGCAAATTTATCTGGTCTCCCATCTGAAGGAAATTCAGTAATTTCTGTAGCTCTTAAAGAAGTAGACGTATTAACAAAAAATATACTATCGCCGTTGTTAGCATCTATTAGTGACGCAATTGAAAGTATTATTTTAACCATGCATGATGATGCAGAATTTCGAGA TCTAAGTAGTCCTATAGGAAAAGAAATTAACTGCTCACTCTACATGCGCGAATTGCAAGGATTTATTTTACGTTCTGTAAATACATTTCTTATGCCATATAAAAATCAGGCAGTAGTTGCTGAAtg TTGTAAATCTGTTGCTTCACGGTGCATTGAACTTTTTGTAAGACATGCTTGCATATTAAGACCATTAACCGATTTTGGAAGAGCCAAACTCATTGTTGATTTTAGTCAG atAGAAATAGCTGTTGCTCCATTATGTAGAGGAGGGCAATTGGGATCATCAGAacaacaacaatatagaacATTACGAGCATTAAAAGCATTGCTTCCACTTAGCCCGGATGATATCGTCCAGAAAGTTTTAGGAGGGGAAGGAGAATGTGGCATACCTTCCTCTCTTgttcttttacatttattttctaCTGCACCACCTGAATTAGTATCTCCACATCAG AGTACAAGTTGGTCTGTGGGTCGACTATCTCAGTGGATGGATAAACATCCAAATGAAAGAGATAGATTAGCTTTCTGTACTGGACCACTGGAACGTTATCAGTTAACTGTCAGACAACAAAATCTTCCAACATTTCACCCACTTTTTCCATTAATGAAAAAATTAGCTAATTTAAATGAacattaa
- the LOC126915433 gene encoding conserved oligomeric Golgi complex subunit 5 isoform X2, whose amino-acid sequence MQLHVQSLLSAVERLRGKIIDPFNRIETQTIVLARLHETSDLLRRVARMQHLSKRLCSQMTNNMQGPDIIKAANSLHELEQLMMDTDLNGLDVIADDQQVVKSHRTTVQRIATHTLSQGLQTMDRAKVSTAVQVFQNLRVVNGAIDNVIDSALSEIEKIASESLDVTLTTNQDLGKRAAPGRAAIPSPGFSGNLRTRIWENLERLFQDTLYTHCLQIELLQRILLEHHVKELDELSQKFWDRVNTLLSKVLIERAQGSSFVKQALEGEYPKFLRIFLDLRKRLKERLQSISIYKINHNVLLPFENAYLSRSVSRLLDPVHTMFSGEGLPTQDEIDSLIRTVTNELSVSLVDDGLSTVVARNVGKAIRLFCLKCEQGLLVGGEASQVIDSPTTVQQTNVSLANLLYYLSSQVTRVIANLSGLPSEGNSVISVALKEVDVLTKNILSPLLASISDAIESIILTMHDDAEFRDLSSPIGKEINCSLYMRELQGFILRSVNTFLMPYKNQAVVAECCKSVASRCIELFVRHACILRPLTDFGRAKLIVDFSQIEIAVAPLCRGGQLGSSEQQQYRTLRALKALLPLSPDDIVQKVLGGEGECGIPSSLVLLHLFSTAPPELVSPHQSTSWSVGRLSQWMDKHPNERDRLAFCTGPLERYQLTVRQQNLPTFHPLFPLMKKLANLNEH is encoded by the exons ATGCAGTTACATGTTCAG AGCCTTCTATCAGCTGTAGAACGTTTACGTGGAAAAATTATTGATCCTTTTAATAGAATTGAGACTCAGACAATTGTTCTAGCAAGGCTTCATGAAACTTCTGATTTGCTACGGAGAGTAGCTAGAATGCAACATTTATCAAAACGTTTATGTTCTCAAATGACAAATAATATGCAAGGTCCAGATATCATAAAAGCTGCGAATAGCCTTCATGAACTtg AACAGTTGATGATGGATACAGATTTAAATGGATTAGATGTTATTGCTGATGATCAACAAGTTGTAAAATCTCATAGAACAACAGTACAGAGAATAGCAACTCATACTTTATCTCAAGGTTTACAAACAATGGATAGAGCTAAA GTTAGTACAGCTGTACAGGTATTTCAAAATTTGAGAGTTGTAAATGGAGCTATAGATAATGTCATAGATTCTGCCTTATCAGAGATTGAAAAAATTGCTTCAGAATCATTAGATGTAACTTTAACAACAAATCAAGATCTTGGAAAAAGAGCAGCACCTGGACGAGCTGCTATTCCTTCTCCAGGATTTTCCGGAAATTTACGCACACGAATTTGGGAAAATCTTGAAAGACTTTTTCAAGATACTCTTTATACACACTGTTTACAA ATTGAACTATTGCAAAGAATACTATTAGAACATCATGTAAAGGAATTGGATGAACTATCACAGAAATTTTGGGACAGAGTAAACACTCTGCTTTCTAAAGTATTAATTGAACGTGCACAag GCTCATCATTTGTAAAACAAGCATTAGAAGGTGAATACCCaaaatttttgagaatatttctGGATTTGAGAAAACGTCTGAAGGAACGATTACAGAGCATTAGTATTTACAAAATCAA TCATAATGTATTATTACCATTTGAAAACGCATACTTATCTCGGTCAGTATCACGTTTATTAGATCCAGTACATACTATGTTTTCTGGGGAAGGATTACCTACACAGGATGAAATTGATAGTCTTATACGCACAGTAACAAA TGAATTAAGTGTGTCATTGGTTGATGATGGCCTTTCAACAGTAGTTGCTCGTAATGTAGGAAAAGCTATAAGACTCTTTTGCTTAAAATGTGAACAAGGTTTACTTGTGGGTGGAGAAGCTAGTCAAGTAATTGATTCTCCAACCACTGTTCAGCAAACAAATGTGTCTCTTGCAAACCTACTTTATTATCTTTCTAGTCAAGTAACTCGTGTAATAGCAAATTTATCTGGTCTCCCATCTGAAGGAAATTCAGTAATTTCTGTAGCTCTTAAAGAAGTAGACGTATTAACAAAAAATATACTATCGCCGTTGTTAGCATCTATTAGTGACGCAATTGAAAGTATTATTTTAACCATGCATGATGATGCAGAATTTCGAGA TCTAAGTAGTCCTATAGGAAAAGAAATTAACTGCTCACTCTACATGCGCGAATTGCAAGGATTTATTTTACGTTCTGTAAATACATTTCTTATGCCATATAAAAATCAGGCAGTAGTTGCTGAAtg TTGTAAATCTGTTGCTTCACGGTGCATTGAACTTTTTGTAAGACATGCTTGCATATTAAGACCATTAACCGATTTTGGAAGAGCCAAACTCATTGTTGATTTTAGTCAG atAGAAATAGCTGTTGCTCCATTATGTAGAGGAGGGCAATTGGGATCATCAGAacaacaacaatatagaacATTACGAGCATTAAAAGCATTGCTTCCACTTAGCCCGGATGATATCGTCCAGAAAGTTTTAGGAGGGGAAGGAGAATGTGGCATACCTTCCTCTCTTgttcttttacatttattttctaCTGCACCACCTGAATTAGTATCTCCACATCAG AGTACAAGTTGGTCTGTGGGTCGACTATCTCAGTGGATGGATAAACATCCAAATGAAAGAGATAGATTAGCTTTCTGTACTGGACCACTGGAACGTTATCAGTTAACTGTCAGACAACAAAATCTTCCAACATTTCACCCACTTTTTCCATTAATGAAAAAATTAGCTAATTTAAATGAacattaa
- the LOC126915435 gene encoding ankyrin repeat, SAM and basic leucine zipper domain-containing protein 1-like, producing the protein MDNSKEQSIEREMINACTMGKFEIVNKYIESYDINKFLCDGWTPLLHAAFNAQMKVIEYLINNGADVNKHKDGYTPLMALCNSIKETTEQRIKCLTTLIEAGANPNASNKQRQTLLMYACMSQEPEFILELVKYIKNINAYDNRKQTALMYATIANKPEVVKILIKNAADVTLTDLSGLTVYDVASMKGYDKILSLLNLDEEVTINTYKIFKVYEWKHMFPSLINIDNQTIDSDVYTILYGMNLEKYTHIFQGINLKTFLTLTENDLIHLGLDINAHRMQFIECLHKFHRKKWSIQSIGAINKSLPYTLYNGIVSLGILSKQIAVIGSTFRYIKNSLLEVNSGDIYLTTERISNYEQELKKVQETLSILKNELKQIKTLSKRVEKENDIGIPATYIRPKKRNINWPMCLSITLIAGICISKTIYIQKLKI; encoded by the exons ATGGATAATAGTAAAGAACAAAGTATTGAACGTGAGATGATAAATGCATGTACAATGGGCAAGTTCGAAAttgtaaacaaatatattgaat CATATGATATAAACAAGTTTTTATGTGATGGATGGACTCCACTTCTGCATGCTGCTTTTAATGCGCAAATGAAAGTCATTGAGTATCTCATAAACAATGGAGCTGATGTTAATAAGCATAAAG ATGGCTATACACCATTAATGGCATTATGCAATTCTATTAAAGAAACAACAGAACAACGTATAAAATGTTTAACAACATTAATTGAAGCAGGTGCTAATCCAAATGCAAGCAATAAACAAAG ACAAACACTTCTCATGTATGCTTGTATGTCACAAGAACCCGAATTTATATTAGAACTagtgaaatatataaaaaatattaatgcaTATGACAATAGGAAACAAACT gCATTGATGTATGCAACAATAGCTAATAAACCAGAAGTAgtcaaaatattaataaaaaatgcaGCAGATGTCACACTAACTGACTTAAGTGGTCTAACTGTATATGATGTAGCTTCTATGAAAGGATATGATAAA ATTTTGTCATTATTAAATCTCGATGAAGAAGTAACAATAAAtacttataaaatatttaaagtataTGAGTGGAAACATATGTTTCCATCACTAATTAATATAGACAATCAAACTATAGATTCTGATGTGTATACAATCTTATATGGAAtgaatttagaaaaatatactCATATTTTCCAAGGAATAAATCTCAAAACATTTTTAACATTAACTGAAAATGACTTAATCCATTTAGGATTGGATATTAATGCACATAGAATGCAATTTATAGAATGTCTTCATAAATTTCATAGGAAAAAATGGAGTATACAAAGCATTGGTGCTATCAATAAATCGTTACCCTATAC ATTATATAATGGTATAGTCTCATTAGGTATATTATCTAAACAAATTGCTGTTATTGGTTCTACTTTTCGGTACATTAAAAATAGCTTATTAGAGGTAAATAGTGGAGATATATATTTAACTACTGAACGAATATCTAATTATGAGCAAGAGCTTAAAAAAGTACAAGAAACACTTAGTATTCTAAAAAACGAGCTTAAGCAAATAAAAACACTTTCTAAAAgg gttgaaaaagaaaacgatattGGTATACCTGCAACATATATCAGACCAAAAAAACGTAACATAAATTGGCCTATGTGTTTAAGTATTACATTAATTGCAGGAATCTGTATATCTAAAACAATATACATTCagaaattgaaaatatga
- the LOC126915439 gene encoding pyridoxal phosphate phosphatase PHOSPHO2-like isoform X1, whose protein sequence is MKSACGGSNGFMHRSILIAFDFDHTIVNDNTDIVARKLLPNEKLPDSVKDLYRSNGWTTYMGKIFELLHNNSIDIKQIKTAINNIPPVPGIANLLKELHSRGCEIIIISDSNALFISEWLKSKNLNYVIAETFTNPAKIDNDGVIKLDMYHVQNSCKLSTVNLCKGQILEDYIKKRNDEGVHFDRIAYVGDGKNDLCPILRLSERDIAFPRKDYTLMKMLNHAENNQIPKINARVFPWSDGVQILKILEKEIGFSQISL, encoded by the exons ATGAAATCTGCGTGTGGAGGAAGTAATGGGTTT ATGCATCGGTCGATACTCATCGCATTTGACTTTGATCATACGATTGTCAATGATAATACTGATATCGtggctcgaaaactattacCCAACGAAAAATTGCCAGACAGTGTAAAGGATCTATATCGTTCTAACGGTTGGACCACATACATGGGGAAGATATTTGAATTGCTTCACAATAATTCCATCGACATAAAACAAATCAAAACTGCTATTAATAATATACCTCCTGTACCGGGAATTGCTAATCTTCTAAAAGAACTACATTCTCGAGGttgtgaaattattattattagcgaTTCAAATGCGTTATTTATTAGCGAATggttaaaaagtaaaaatttaaattatgttATTGCTGAAACATTTACAAATCCTGCGAAAATCGATAACGATGGGGTCATAAAACTAGACATGTATCACGTCCAAAATTCTTGTAAATTAAGTACTGTCAATCTATGCAAGGGGCAAATTTTAGAAGAttacattaaaaaaagaaacgacgaaGGAGTACATTTTGATCGAATAGCATACGTTGGAGATGGCAAAAATGATTTATGCCCGATCTTACGACTTTCCGAACGTGATATTGCGTTTCCGCGAAAAGATTATACACTTATGAAGATGTTGAACCATGCTGAAAATAACCAAATTCCAAAAATAAATGCACGTGTATTTCCATGGAGCGATGGTgtacaaattttaaaaatattagaaaaagaaattggattttctcaaatttctttataa
- the LOC126915439 gene encoding pyridoxal phosphate phosphatase PHOSPHO2-like isoform X2, with protein MHRSILIAFDFDHTIVNDNTDIVARKLLPNEKLPDSVKDLYRSNGWTTYMGKIFELLHNNSIDIKQIKTAINNIPPVPGIANLLKELHSRGCEIIIISDSNALFISEWLKSKNLNYVIAETFTNPAKIDNDGVIKLDMYHVQNSCKLSTVNLCKGQILEDYIKKRNDEGVHFDRIAYVGDGKNDLCPILRLSERDIAFPRKDYTLMKMLNHAENNQIPKINARVFPWSDGVQILKILEKEIGFSQISL; from the coding sequence ATGCATCGGTCGATACTCATCGCATTTGACTTTGATCATACGATTGTCAATGATAATACTGATATCGtggctcgaaaactattacCCAACGAAAAATTGCCAGACAGTGTAAAGGATCTATATCGTTCTAACGGTTGGACCACATACATGGGGAAGATATTTGAATTGCTTCACAATAATTCCATCGACATAAAACAAATCAAAACTGCTATTAATAATATACCTCCTGTACCGGGAATTGCTAATCTTCTAAAAGAACTACATTCTCGAGGttgtgaaattattattattagcgaTTCAAATGCGTTATTTATTAGCGAATggttaaaaagtaaaaatttaaattatgttATTGCTGAAACATTTACAAATCCTGCGAAAATCGATAACGATGGGGTCATAAAACTAGACATGTATCACGTCCAAAATTCTTGTAAATTAAGTACTGTCAATCTATGCAAGGGGCAAATTTTAGAAGAttacattaaaaaaagaaacgacgaaGGAGTACATTTTGATCGAATAGCATACGTTGGAGATGGCAAAAATGATTTATGCCCGATCTTACGACTTTCCGAACGTGATATTGCGTTTCCGCGAAAAGATTATACACTTATGAAGATGTTGAACCATGCTGAAAATAACCAAATTCCAAAAATAAATGCACGTGTATTTCCATGGAGCGATGGTgtacaaattttaaaaatattagaaaaagaaattggattttctcaaatttctttataa